The window tctaagccttatcccaaataattggggtcggctacatgaatcctattgtGCCATTCCAgtctatcaagggccagaccttcagttagaccataggtcatcaagtattttcttactacctccctCTAGGTCCTTTTGGGCCTCCTCCTTGCGCTTTTGGAACCTTAACTTATGCCAATTGCGACATTATTTGAGAAAGCAAATTCAACTGAAAACATCTGTTTAATCAAgagcaaaagaacaaagaaaaataaaagggaaTGATGTTTCCTAGCATTCATATGATGAAGTAGCCCCCATTTTGCAGTTGCATTCCATCCCCGAATGGTTTTAAGTTGTAAGTTGCAGTTTCAGAGTGCAACTCACCTGGGGACTGAAACCAATATGACTTGCCCTGACTTGGTCCTATTCATTCTGATTCAGTCCCATTTCGGTCACGTATAGGTGTggtaacttcttctttttttccttttatttcccTGGATCATAACTGATATGACTTGGACAATACGGAGTTGTATCAGATGATTTTTCAAACCATGCTTCGGATTCCAACTTGAGAGTAATATAACTGATGGAGCGCATACCCTCAAATGAAGCAAGGATGGAAACCACAATTTGTTGACTTTCACTTCATTAGAATATGAATTGCAATTCGATTGATAATATTCACTAGGGATAGCCTCAGCCCAAAAAATCACAAGAAATGCTGACATTCTTGTACATGCTGCAATACCAATCTCCACCAATTTTATTATCCTTGATGTCACCTTTTTGTGTGACCAAAATGCAGCTACCTTAGCACCATAACCAGCTCTGAAGTGAACCTGCTGCAGTCATCTATTTCCCAGAATCATCTTGTTCATAGGCTTTGTCAGATATGCCTCAATGAGCCAGTGAAAGTGCAAATCTGGGTAGAAAATCGAAGTCCGCCTGCCAGTATTTTTAAGAACTCTTGGATGATATCAAAGCACATCCATAACTTTTAAAGAGAATTTCACATTTTGTGAGTGAATTAAAAGATAGGTGATGGGTCCCATTGCCAAAATTTCTTGCACAGAAACGGGCCCTAAATCTAAATGTTGCTCATAAGATTTCACTATTTTGTAGTGCATTTAAAGGCACCAGTCGCATGGTGGGAACAAGTGCTCCTGGAACGCATGAGGTGTTAGGCAATGGTGCATGCCTAGAAAAGCTAGGTGCACACGTTTTATTCAGTGTATTTGTATCATACACGATGCATACAGACACATTGATTTTTTAATAGTTTTAGCTCTAAAACTAATTCTAACACAATGAAATGAAACTAATTGTCAAGTTCCTTTGGAGGCAAACTCGTTATCTGATTGTCTTTTGAATGAAGTAGTTCTCAAGTATGCTTTTGTATCTGGGATTCGGATCCATTGCCATAGTGGTCTCCagcctttattttttttaaaaaaaagcgtTGTTATTGATCAAAGAAAATCTGTAAAATTATTTCACATCTTATAAGATAGGGAAATGTCACTTCTGAAAACTCATTTCCACCCCAAACATTCCAATGAATTCACTACTCCAATTGAACCAATCAAATTCAATGAAACCTCAAAACCTAAGGCAAATAGGCAAGAAGATCTCATGAGTTCATGAAAATCTAAGAGTTTTGGAGATGCACTTTTCATAAATCAAAAGCTTTGATCTAAACAAAAAAAAGTGTCTGTaggtttattattgttataggACCCTTCTTAAGTCTTTCCACCTTAAGTGGGTACAAAAATGTCCAAAATGTAGGCATAGTAGGCGCATGCCAAGTATGGCACCTAGCCAGGTGCTCCAAACACCTTGGGTGTACGCCTAGCTCACCTTTGATTTTAGTGGTATTTTGTCACCATTCATCAAGTTGAAGGAATTTGTTATACTATGGGTAACCTCATTTAGGCTATTCTCAGATGTGTAATGGGACACTGAGATTGGTACTTGGCTTGATCgtgtgaaaatgaaaaaaataaataatctagAAACACGAATTTGTATCTAGAATCTATTCCTTAAAAAAATTGATCTTGTGCCATGTGCAGTTTGATACAATATTTCGTCATCACATTTCCATGCAGGAGTAAACTAGGCATTTAAAGATTCATAGGGATTTTCCACTAGGTCTATAGAAGAAAGGGGGATGGGTATAGGGAAGGAATTCTGGATTTTCTGAGTTTTATGAATTTCTACCTAATTATTTGTAAGAAGTTTGAATATCTATGAAGTTGCTCATTCCTCTCTATTCAGGCATTCTTGTGGGTGTGTTCTTCTTCCATTGTTGCTATTTGggtttcaaaatctcattgattcGATAACCAGGTTGCATCAACATGCACATGCCCTAGCAGTGATGGGCTTGAGTGTGTTACTTTGGGGTCATGGGTAATATAAAACATGCATTCCTAATATCAATATCATCAGAATATAATACGGTTTCTTTATCTACATTGACGCAGGTTGTCAAGGATTTGATCAGATCTTTTGATATTATCACTTCCAGAGACAATCAAGGCAACACAGCATTGCATGTTGCAGCTTACCGAGGCTATTTATCTGTGGTGCAGTCTCTTATTCAAGCATCTCCCTCATCCGCAGATATGACAAACAATGCCGGAGATACTTTCCTCCACATGGCTGTGGCCGGTTTTAGAACACCCGGTTTCCGAAGGGTGGACCGCCAAATTGAGCTCATGAAACAGTTGGTGTGCGGGCAAGTTGTAGGCCTGAAAGAGATCATAAACGTCAGGAACAACGATGGTAGAACTGCACTCCACATGGCTGTCATTGGGAACATCCATTCCAATCTTGTCGAGCTCCTGAtgtcaattcaatcaatcaatctgaatATTCGTGACGTCGATGGCATGACACCCTTGGATCTCCTCAGCCAACGCCCACGATCCGCATCGTCTGAAATATTGATCAAGCAGCTGATTTCGGCTGGTGGGATCTCGAATTCACAGGATTACATGGCTAGAAGCGCCATCGCTTCGCACCTCAAGATGCAAGGTATTGGTAGCAGCCCGGGGACATCTTTCAAGATCTCCGATGCAGAGATACTCTTATATACAGGAATTGAAAACGCATCTGACGTCAGTGGTGATAGGGGCAGTGCGAGGCCCAGTTCATGCTCGAGCACCAGCAAGAGCGAACTCAGTCATCTAGAAACCATCAATGGGAATCAAGGTTCTTTGGAAAAGAAGAAACCCAATTCAGTGAACTATGCGGCTAGGcgtctgaaaattctccttgggTGGCCCCGCAAAATTTTAGCAGACGACAATTCATCAGAATCGTATAAGAAAACGAGGGACTTGGATGACACACCTACCCCGCTACGGCAGCGATTCTCCAGGCCAACAGCTCTTCCAAACAGTAAGCGGACTCTCTCCGTTAGAACTTCTCTGCCAAGCCCATCAACCAAGAAGAAATTCGCAGCCGGTCTGATGCAAGGGGTCATTCAAGCCATGCCCCATTTGGCGTTTCCATCCCACTCACCTTCGACTTCTTTCTCAAGGTCGCCGATGTCTTCACCGACAACATTGGATAAACAGAAAGGCGTCCTATCGGATAATGAGGCTGGCGAGCCATCTTGCTCTAAGCCATCTGTTGATGATGGGACCCATGACGTGTCACCGAAATCGAGCTCGGCTAATAATAGGTTGATGAATCAGTACTTTTGCTTTGGCGCACAAGCCCTGTCAGTTGAGGACTCGATCACAGGGCCACAATCGAACCGTACCTACAAGCGATCGGTGCTATCAATGGCTTGATCGAAGAACTGATTAAAGGAGGTGAAACATGAGTGTTTGTGATATATCTCCTCTACCCGAACAAGGACTCTCGTGGCAGGGAATTTTAGCAGTGGCATCTTCTCAAGCTAAGTGTCCTCTTAGTAGTACTGTACAAAGATCGGCAAGGTTAGATCCTTTTGTTGAATTACATGTTTGCTTGTGGGACTTGACTAATATGGGATCTTCCATCATTTCTTGAATGTGATGACTCATTCATCCGACACGTGGCACACATTTACGTCACtcttatcatggggcccactaagTTGCAATGGTAGAAgtatcttaaccatttgatattGGCCACTGAATCTGAAACCCTGACCATTTCTCACcagttggatggttgggattgtttgatcagtgtgattttggtTTATGCTCCACCCATAACAGCCCCTCATGATTTTGATGGTGTGTGCctgtgtggtggatgagtcaccaccactgTCTAAAAATGCTGGATATGCAGATATTAGCCTAGCTCTTGCTTGTATAATTTGAGTAGACTTTCTAAGGGTTATTAGCTGTCTATTTGAATCGCGTTTGAGTGAACTTCTGAAATAGTTAGGGATTTAGTATTTATGGATGTTTGTATTATTTTCTTATCCTGAGAAGAGCTTTAGTTTGACTACTTTGGGGTGATTATAATATGTATCTACGGTGTTTGTTTACAAGGCCTAATCTCTTTATACCATTGTTGCATTTGTACACAATGCTACAAGATgtagaccatctatcatgtggggatGTGCCCTGGCCCACTCATCATGTGGTCACAATGTACAAACAAATGGTCAGCTAACAAGACACTTGGCTGAGCTATTTTTTCATCCCTTGCGATAAGCGGGCTGGCTTAATTGCTGGTACTGGGTGTCCACATGGTGGGTCCAATGGCTCAGATGTTCTGCACAGGTGCAAGCTTTGTGTGGTACATGTGACCTCATGTGGAGGGGTTGGGATCTGCACATGTGATGTAGCAAGCCTctgttatgatatatatatatatatatatatatatccatttgcATTGAATCATTTCCTTAGACAAACAAACACAAGATTCTAATAGGTGTTTGATGAAGTGGGCGCCTCACCTCCCAATAGTCTAATGAAAGCTGAGATACAAGATCAGAATCTCCCAAGTGGTTTGGAGATCTTTTGTGACGATTCCTCTCGGTTGTGTTGGctgaaagaaagcaaagttgCTCTTAAGAGTGGTTTTTTGTAGGGTGGGTAGACATCTTGCGTCATGGTGCTTCTTCTGGTGAGGATTTTACAAATCTGAAAATGGTGTTTGGATGTTTTGATGTTTCAcagtgagagagagggaatgttGAGGATTGTGCAAGAGCTTAAAAGGATGATTGGGTGTAGAGCAGGGACATTTCCTCCATTAATTGAGAGCTTTGTGTATTATGATTGAATTTCTCTGGTATGTGAAATGGTGGCCCATGGCTCtatgtaatccagaccattggtgtgCTGTGTCCAATCAACAATGTACAGGGAATGCCTCAAAATATCCTTGATTGCAGAACCCAGGCCTCAAAATGGTATAATCTTGTTTTTGGCATTGTAGTAGGAAGAAGATATGAAGAGTAAATACCACAACAACTGTACCCATTCATTAGAAAAGAAGTCCAAGTCCCttgtaggggtgcacatggaaccggtaAACCGGACCGGACTTGACCAAACTGTACGGTTTGGTCCCGTTCTGAAGTGCACCAGTTCCAGttccgaaaatcaaagaaccgattagttCGGTTTAGTTCTTAGTTTGGGGTTTTGTAGAACCGAAATTGGAGCTGAACCTGGAACTGGACCATCCAGTCAATAAATATTtggaaaaaattaaatataaaaagaaagaaaaaaaaaaaacctaatctcTCAAGCACCTCACGCGGCCCTGCCCCCATTCTCATCTCTCATGGGCTGGATTATAACACGATAtttagaccattcatcaaatggatcacaacatgaatggacatgggTCTGATTATTAAAAAAACATGCAATTAGACTGGATTATAAAAAAGCCTAGAAAACCGTAGAACTGAACCGGTTCTGATTgggttctagggtgcaaacggtcTGGTTTCGGTTTCAATTTTTCTAGAACTGttaggaatggttcggttccAATTTCAGCCCAGAGCAggaccgaaccgtgtgcacccctaggacTCCCTTGATTGGTagatgggatcttccaatctggagatGTTTCTTACATTGGCATCTTGTCCATCTACTGTAGGGCACAATaagccaatggtttggattaccaaGGCCCCCACCTTCTTGGGCTCGGGCATCAATCAATGCAGGGTTgctgttctgatggatggatttgatgttGGACCTGTTGTGCCATGGTGGCAGATGTGTGgcttgtacatgagctttattgcccAAATGCTTGTTGTCTTAGCAAAACTGATAAATTAATTACCATGACTGTGACCATTTTATtaggagaaatgctccagtgctctcagagcattaTAACTTATAGTCCTAGTTTCATTGGTTCAGTTGGACAGTCTAATCCAATCGaacaaatattaaccatccaTCAATGACATTTGGTCAAGGTTGTTTAcgacaaaataggtccaatcaacaatgtGATCCGTCAATTTGTTAgggccatcatggattgcttataattACTAAgaattcct is drawn from Magnolia sinica isolate HGM2019 chromosome 5, MsV1, whole genome shotgun sequence and contains these coding sequences:
- the LOC131246265 gene encoding uncharacterized protein LOC131246265; protein product: MPPSYFPLRWESTGDQWWYASPIDWAAANGHYDLVRELLRLDSNLLIKLTSLRRIRRLETVWDDDAQFVDVAKCRSLVAGSLLHECETKKGKNTLIRAGYGGWLLYTAASAGDVGFLQELLERDPLLVFGEGEYGVTDIFYAAARSKNSEVFRLMFDYAVSPRCSLGSGGELEEQTSGIPSVFKWEMLNRAVHAAARGGNLEILKELLGDCSDILAYRDFQGSTVLHAASGRGQVEVVKDLIRSFDIITSRDNQGNTALHVAAYRGYLSVVQSLIQASPSSADMTNNAGDTFLHMAVAGFRTPGFRRVDRQIELMKQLVCGQVVGLKEIINVRNNDGRTALHMAVIGNIHSNLVELLMSIQSINLNIRDVDGMTPLDLLSQRPRSASSEILIKQLISAGGISNSQDYMARSAIASHLKMQGIGSSPGTSFKISDAEILLYTGIENASDVSGDRGSARPSSCSSTSKSELSHLETINGNQGSLEKKKPNSVNYAARRLKILLGWPRKILADDNSSESYKKTRDLDDTPTPLRQRFSRPTALPNSKRTLSVRTSLPSPSTKKKFAAGLMQGVIQAMPHLAFPSHSPSTSFSRSPMSSPTTLDKQKGVLSDNEAGEPSCSKPSVDDGTHDVSPKSSSANNRLMNQYFCFGAQALSVEDSITGPQSNRTYKRSVLSMA